The genomic DNA GAGTCCGATCGTTCCGTTACTGTTCGTCCAACATCCGGATGCCTCGCTCCACGACTGCCCCGGTCACGAAGAGACTCGTCTCACGCTGGAGTGCTCGCATACGCGATGCCGCTTCATCTCTGTCGAGCAATCCGCGGCCGTAACCGAGCGCGATGACGCCGATAGAACCGTGTACTTCGACATCCGCGTCGGACGCTGCCTCTCGGGCTGCGAGGTCGTCGGTCAGGAGAACGACCCCCCGCTCCTCTGCGACCGCAATCGCAGCGCGTTCTCCCGCATCCAGTTCTTCAGCTCCG from Haloglomus litoreum includes the following:
- a CDS encoding nucleic acid-binding protein — translated: MTLAAVSDAGPLIHLAEIDSLELLSAFDTLLVPETVHKEVETGGVPDGLADLSYELVEADESQVGAEELDAGERAAIAVAEERGVVLLTDDLAAREAASDADVEVHGSIGVIALGYGRGLLDRDEAASRMRALQRETSLFVTGAVVERGIRMLDEQ